From the Nodularia sp. NIES-3585 genome, one window contains:
- a CDS encoding scytonemin biosynthesis sensor histidine kinase: MKSNENTLVFSNSQWKLPPEIDLKFAYFLINEAVDVAFCLGENEQFIYVNDATCQITEYSREELLSMRLHDIDIEFCLHNWSNIKSQNSSAFKSRYRAKGGRIFLVEISIIYVENQGKKFGCAVVRDKSDEIIELSVQTWMDELKNAKNYFQQVSQLSTKEVELGISLSIFNSTLESTAVGIVAINFEGEILSLNQKFIDMWQIPQLLTLSQKCPQCKSFFENQVKDPEAFSRLIWEVSSESDFESYYILDLKDGRTFAHYSKPHYLADKIVGRVWTVWDITESQKTEAALKLNESRFRTLAETTEANIFLIQGTHLCYINPAVEKLTGYKKEELLKDFDLHRLIKSKEPRQVRHQNPAANLEYQEMNLLTKDGTERWLACAVAKLDGMLDFGGKPVELITGIDITDYKNVESDLNLALAQAKQLSELRARFLAMVCHQFRTPLNIVSFSNSLLKQQVDKHTQQKIQPLIEHIEKAIEQISQMLDDTLFFAKAETAKISFEPEPIDLIEFCNNLVAQMDMSMSQKSIEFVSQFDYLTAYVDAKLLEPILKNLLENAIKYSPSNLSVDFMLACENGQLIFQVKDQGIGIPLTDQQSLFEPFYRGSNIKNIPGTGLGLSIIKTLVDLHGGQVVLESEVGVGTTFTVMLPLIKREFLLDEKSVLNEHSC; encoded by the coding sequence ATGAAGTCTAATGAAAATACATTAGTTTTCTCCAATTCTCAATGGAAGCTACCGCCAGAAATAGATTTAAAATTTGCTTATTTCCTGATCAATGAAGCTGTAGATGTCGCTTTCTGCTTAGGAGAAAATGAGCAGTTTATTTATGTCAATGATGCCACTTGCCAAATAACTGAGTATTCTCGTGAGGAATTACTTTCCATGAGACTGCATGATATAGATATAGAATTTTGTCTACATAATTGGTCAAATATCAAATCACAAAATTCTTCTGCCTTTAAATCTCGCTATCGCGCCAAGGGAGGGCGAATATTTTTAGTAGAAATATCTATAATCTATGTAGAAAATCAAGGTAAAAAGTTTGGTTGTGCTGTTGTGCGAGACAAAAGTGATGAAATTATAGAGTTGAGTGTACAAACATGGATGGATGAATTGAAAAATGCCAAAAATTATTTTCAACAGGTTTCGCAACTAAGTACAAAAGAAGTAGAACTAGGAATATCCCTGTCCATATTTAATTCTACTCTTGAATCTACTGCTGTCGGCATTGTTGCAATTAACTTTGAGGGGGAAATTCTGAGTTTAAATCAGAAGTTTATCGATATGTGGCAAATTCCACAACTCTTGACATTATCCCAAAAATGTCCTCAATGTAAAAGTTTTTTTGAGAATCAAGTTAAAGATCCAGAAGCATTTTCTCGGCTGATTTGGGAAGTTTCTAGCGAATCCGATTTCGAGAGCTACTATATTTTGGATTTGAAGGATGGCAGGACATTTGCACACTACTCTAAACCTCACTATCTAGCTGATAAAATTGTCGGTAGAGTTTGGACTGTTTGGGATATTACGGAATCCCAAAAAACCGAAGCAGCACTTAAACTTAATGAATCTAGATTCCGAACTTTAGCAGAAACAACAGAGGCGAACATTTTCCTAATTCAAGGAACACATTTGTGCTATATAAATCCTGCGGTAGAAAAACTCACTGGCTACAAAAAAGAGGAACTGCTAAAGGATTTTGACCTTCACCGACTAATCAAGAGTAAAGAACCCAGGCAGGTACGCCACCAAAATCCCGCAGCGAACCTGGAATACCAGGAAATGAATCTGCTGACAAAAGACGGAACAGAACGCTGGCTAGCTTGCGCGGTTGCCAAGCTTGATGGAATGCTGGATTTCGGAGGAAAACCAGTGGAACTGATTACAGGCATTGATATTACAGATTACAAAAATGTCGAATCAGACCTGAATTTAGCTTTAGCACAAGCAAAACAACTCAGCGAACTCAGGGCGCGGTTTCTGGCTATGGTCTGTCATCAATTTCGGACTCCATTGAATATTGTTTCATTCTCTAATAGCTTACTTAAACAACAAGTAGATAAACACACACAGCAGAAAATACAACCATTAATCGAACATATTGAAAAAGCCATCGAACAAATCAGCCAGATGTTAGATGATACTTTGTTCTTTGCTAAAGCAGAAACAGCCAAAATAAGTTTTGAACCTGAACCGATTGATTTAATCGAGTTCTGCAATAATTTAGTGGCACAAATGGACATGAGCATGAGCCAAAAATCAATCGAGTTTGTTAGTCAATTCGACTACCTAACAGCCTATGTTGATGCCAAATTACTAGAGCCTATTTTGAAAAATTTGCTCGAAAATGCTATTAAATATTCTCCTTCTAACCTGAGTGTTGATTTTATGCTAGCTTGCGAAAATGGTCAGTTAATTTTCCAGGTCAAAGACCAGGGAATTGGTATTCCACTCACAGACCAACAGAGCTTATTTGAACCATTTTATCGGGGGAGTAATATCAAAAATATACCCGGTACTGGACTAGGGTTATCGATTATCAAAACCCTTGTAGATTTACATGGCGGTCAAGTTGTGCTGGAAAGTGAGGTAGGTGTAGGCACTACCTTTACTGTGATGCTGCCATTAATTAAAAGAGAATTTCTCCTGGACGAGAAATCAGTGTTGAATGAACATAGTTGTTAG
- a CDS encoding response regulator transcription factor, whose translation MKYESPKKILVIEDDTVTRNLYVKGLQAKGFDIISAENGSAGLQQAQEHIPDLVVCDITMPDLDGYGVLTMLRQDPVTAIIPFIFITGSSTRGFVRRGMELGADDYVTKPSTVDELLRAITTQLQRQAMLRSWCATKFQEAQKSASADKTSAFNQPNSIFPCIPQLKKVFDFIEAHYHEGITLCDVAEAVGYSPAYLTNQVGKQTGETINSWIVKRRMEGARFLLQNDHQTVEQIARALGYQDVSHFSRQFRQHHGLPPHAWRKEHQVGYYKVKVSSHEMN comes from the coding sequence ATGAAATACGAATCACCAAAAAAAATTTTGGTAATTGAAGATGATACTGTTACCCGCAATCTTTATGTAAAGGGTCTTCAAGCTAAAGGTTTTGATATTATCAGTGCTGAAAATGGCTCTGCTGGACTCCAACAAGCACAAGAGCATATACCTGATTTAGTGGTTTGTGATATTACAATGCCTGATCTAGATGGTTATGGTGTTCTGACAATGCTTCGTCAAGATCCTGTTACAGCAATTATTCCCTTTATTTTTATTACTGGTAGCTCCACTAGAGGATTTGTTCGCAGAGGGATGGAATTAGGTGCAGATGACTATGTTACTAAACCCTCTACAGTAGATGAATTGCTCAGAGCCATTACTACACAGTTGCAAAGACAAGCTATGCTCCGAAGCTGGTGCGCTACTAAATTTCAGGAAGCTCAAAAATCAGCCTCGGCAGATAAAACCTCAGCTTTCAATCAACCTAATTCAATATTTCCGTGTATTCCCCAATTAAAAAAAGTTTTTGATTTTATCGAAGCTCATTATCACGAAGGAATTACACTGTGTGATGTGGCTGAAGCAGTTGGTTACTCACCTGCTTATTTAACTAACCAAGTAGGGAAGCAAACAGGAGAAACTATCAACAGTTGGATTGTTAAACGCCGGATGGAAGGGGCGCGTTTTTTACTGCAAAATGACCACCAAACAGTAGAGCAAATAGCCAGAGCATTGGGTTATCAAGATGTTTCCCATTTTTCCCGCCAGTTTCGTCAACATCATGGTTTACCTCCCCATGCTTGGCGCAAAGAACATCAGGTTGGTTATTACAAAGTCAAAGTCAGTAGTCACGAAATGAATTGA
- the pstS gene encoding phosphate ABC transporter substrate-binding protein PstS: MVLNRKVLLAIASLPMMLVATACAPSPDAGNDASPAGQNVSGSGQKVTISGAGASFPAPLFQRWFDAYNRQVDSNVQVSYQSIGSGAGLEQYIKGTVDFGASEAPITDSADRLKSFKTAYNYDPIQVPMTGGFLSFSYNLPGVNDQELRLSRTTYCGIVTGKITRWNDPAIAADNPGLKIPDLGVTFAHRSDGSGTTFVFTNHIQTVCPDWKSGAGTSVEWPVGIGGQGNEGVAATIQQNEGAIGYLSYAYAALNDIDSARIENKAGTFIAPSPEAAGNALLDQPVPEDFALLVPDPAGKDSYPIVGLAWVMIYRNYEDDAKWQAMRKVFEWSLGPEGRKIAEELLYVPIPDALAERIKKQFDTVNAK; this comes from the coding sequence ATGGTTCTCAATCGCAAAGTCCTTTTAGCAATCGCCTCTCTACCAATGATGTTGGTAGCAACAGCCTGTGCGCCTAGCCCAGATGCTGGTAATGATGCTAGCCCAGCTGGTCAGAACGTTAGTGGTAGTGGGCAGAAGGTAACCATTAGTGGGGCTGGGGCAAGCTTCCCTGCACCTCTTTTTCAACGATGGTTTGATGCCTACAATCGCCAAGTTGACTCCAATGTTCAGGTGAGCTATCAGTCCATAGGAAGTGGGGCAGGTTTGGAGCAGTACATCAAAGGCACAGTAGACTTTGGAGCCAGTGAAGCACCCATTACTGACTCCGCAGATAGGCTAAAGTCCTTCAAAACAGCTTACAATTACGATCCGATCCAAGTTCCCATGACTGGAGGCTTTTTATCTTTCTCCTACAACTTACCAGGAGTTAACGATCAAGAACTCAGACTCTCTCGCACAACTTACTGTGGTATCGTAACGGGTAAAATTACTCGATGGAATGATCCAGCGATCGCAGCTGATAACCCCGGTTTAAAAATTCCCGACTTAGGTGTTACCTTTGCCCACCGGTCTGATGGCAGTGGTACCACCTTTGTATTCACCAACCACATTCAAACTGTCTGCCCAGACTGGAAGTCTGGCGCGGGAACTTCCGTAGAGTGGCCTGTGGGCATTGGCGGTCAAGGTAACGAGGGCGTAGCCGCCACGATTCAGCAGAATGAAGGAGCCATTGGTTATTTATCCTATGCTTATGCTGCTCTTAACGACATTGACTCAGCCCGGATTGAAAACAAAGCCGGAACCTTTATCGCCCCATCCCCAGAAGCAGCAGGCAATGCTCTACTAGATCAACCAGTACCAGAAGATTTCGCCCTTTTAGTCCCCGACCCCGCAGGTAAGGATTCCTACCCCATAGTCGGTCTAGCTTGGGTGATGATTTATCGAAATTATGAAGACGATGCCAAATGGCAAGCTATGCGTAAGGTCTTTGAATGGTCTTTAGGCCCAGAAGGCAGGAAAATCGCAGAAGAACTTCTTTATGTCCCCATTCCTGATGCTTTAGCAGAACGGATTAAAAAGCAGTTTGATACCGTGAACGCCAAGTAA
- the pstC gene encoding phosphate ABC transporter permease subunit PstC, which produces MTSADPSTRLTDHSLEKQTSPARVLDVGFWGLTLLLAISAGAVLLWVIVQTAIAATPAIQEFGLGFLWGTTWNPVTNVYGVLPQIYGTIVTAFIALLIAIPLGIGVAIFLTEGFAPNWVTTPIAFAIELIVAIPSVVLGIWGIFVLIPAIKPVFSFLNTYLGWIPIFSGNAAPGNSILIVGLVLAIMIVPIIISITRSTFEVLPPYLRNGSLALGATRWETILRVLIPAGLSGIVSSVMLAMGRAMGETMVAAMLIGNANRINISWLRPGSTITGLIASQFGEAGRTQVAALMYAGVVLMILSLVVNILAEIIIRRFQNVE; this is translated from the coding sequence ATGACATCGGCTGATCCATCTACTCGATTAACCGATCATAGCCTGGAAAAGCAAACCAGTCCGGCTAGAGTTCTCGATGTCGGTTTTTGGGGACTAACTCTGCTACTAGCCATTAGTGCCGGCGCAGTTTTACTCTGGGTGATCGTCCAGACGGCTATAGCAGCTACACCAGCCATTCAAGAATTTGGTCTCGGTTTTTTATGGGGTACAACCTGGAACCCTGTCACCAACGTCTATGGGGTACTGCCTCAGATATATGGAACCATAGTCACCGCCTTTATTGCCCTGTTAATTGCAATTCCTCTGGGCATCGGAGTAGCCATATTTTTAACCGAAGGATTTGCGCCTAATTGGGTGACAACTCCCATTGCCTTTGCCATTGAGCTAATCGTTGCTATTCCCAGTGTGGTTTTAGGGATTTGGGGTATCTTCGTCCTCATTCCAGCTATTAAACCTGTTTTCAGCTTTCTCAATACTTACTTGGGCTGGATTCCTATTTTTAGTGGCAATGCGGCTCCAGGCAATAGCATCTTAATTGTGGGCTTGGTATTGGCAATTATGATTGTGCCTATTATTATCTCTATTACCCGTAGCACCTTTGAAGTCCTACCCCCATATCTCCGCAATGGTTCTTTAGCTTTAGGCGCAACTCGTTGGGAAACAATTCTGAGAGTATTAATTCCCGCTGGTTTATCGGGCATTGTTAGTTCCGTGATGTTGGCTATGGGTCGAGCAATGGGGGAAACTATGGTCGCCGCCATGCTAATTGGTAACGCCAACCGCATTAATATTTCATGGCTTCGTCCCGGATCGACGATTACAGGTTTAATTGCCTCCCAATTCGGAGAAGCCGGACGCACCCAAGTTGCCGCTCTGATGTACGCTGGTGTAGTACTAATGATCTTGTCGCTGGTGGTGAACATTTTAGCTGAAATTATTATTCGTCGATTCCAGAATGTCGAGTAA
- the pstA gene encoding phosphate ABC transporter permease PstA has protein sequence MANSGNQPSFVDQGNDFDISDKTMAPHRRLTGQVLTILTMVFAAAVVMPLLWVLVSVFQKGVSSLVFPDIFTKLPPPPGLSDGGFGHAIVGTLMTLGVGTLISVPFGIIAAIYLAEFGRGTKLAYFVKFSCNVLTGVPAILCGLFAYSIVVTPLGSFSAFSGGVALAVLMLPIIIRSTEEALLLVPNELRLASTGLGATRFETVVQIVLPAAVTSIVTGVVLSVARASGEAAPLLFTSFNNNFWATNIWEPVATLPVLIYFFSILPYKASQSLAWAAALVLLAIVLLFSIAARYFSRRKTF, from the coding sequence ATGGCTAATTCAGGTAATCAGCCTTCCTTTGTGGATCAGGGCAATGATTTCGATATCAGTGACAAGACTATGGCTCCCCATCGCCGGCTCACTGGACAGGTGTTGACGATTTTAACTATGGTCTTTGCCGCAGCAGTAGTTATGCCTCTACTTTGGGTTCTGGTGAGCGTCTTTCAAAAGGGTGTTAGTTCTCTGGTATTTCCAGATATTTTTACTAAGCTTCCTCCTCCTCCTGGTTTATCTGATGGGGGCTTTGGTCATGCCATTGTTGGGACTTTAATGACTCTGGGAGTTGGTACACTGATCTCAGTTCCCTTTGGTATAATTGCTGCCATTTACTTGGCTGAGTTTGGTCGGGGAACTAAGTTGGCTTACTTTGTGAAATTTTCCTGCAATGTCCTCACTGGGGTTCCGGCTATTCTGTGTGGCTTATTTGCTTATTCCATTGTAGTTACGCCTTTAGGGTCGTTTTCGGCTTTTTCCGGTGGGGTAGCCTTGGCTGTGTTAATGCTACCTATTATTATTCGGTCTACGGAAGAGGCTTTGTTGCTAGTGCCGAATGAGTTGCGTTTGGCATCAACTGGTCTTGGTGCGACCAGATTTGAAACCGTTGTCCAGATTGTGTTACCAGCGGCTGTGACTTCAATTGTTACAGGTGTCGTTTTATCCGTTGCGCGCGCATCTGGGGAAGCGGCTCCCTTGCTGTTCACCTCCTTTAACAATAATTTCTGGGCGACAAATATTTGGGAACCTGTGGCAACTCTGCCAGTGTTGATTTACTTTTTCTCAATTCTTCCCTATAAGGCTTCTCAGAGTTTAGCTTGGGCAGCAGCCTTGGTATTATTGGCAATTGTGCTGTTGTTTAGTATTGCGGCTCGGTACTTCAGTCGGCGGAAGACGTTTTAG
- the pstB gene encoding phosphate ABC transporter ATP-binding protein PstB, whose amino-acid sequence MEQKMTSATVDTKHIFQVNNLSVYYGGAIALRDVTMDILKDKITAFIGPSGCGKSTLLRCFNRTNDLIPGASVKGQLTYRGQNFYAAGVDPVVVRRRVGMVFQQPNPFPKTIYDNVAYGLRVNGIKDNMDEIVENSLRRAALWDEVKDNLQKLGTSLSGGQQQRLCIARAIAIQPDVILMDEPCSALDPVSTLRVEELMVDLKKQYTIVIVTHNMQQASRVADYTAFFNAEAMEGGKRVGYLVEVDTTDTIFSNPQNDSTRDYISGRFG is encoded by the coding sequence ATGGAACAAAAAATGACTAGTGCCACAGTGGATACCAAGCACATTTTTCAAGTCAATAATCTATCGGTGTACTATGGCGGTGCGATCGCGCTTCGGGATGTGACAATGGATATCCTCAAGGATAAAATTACCGCTTTCATTGGTCCTTCAGGTTGTGGTAAAAGCACACTTCTACGTTGCTTCAATCGGACTAATGACTTGATTCCGGGTGCATCTGTGAAGGGGCAATTAACTTACAGAGGCCAAAACTTTTATGCGGCTGGGGTTGACCCAGTGGTAGTACGTCGTCGGGTTGGTATGGTGTTTCAGCAGCCTAACCCTTTCCCGAAGACGATTTATGACAATGTAGCCTATGGCTTACGGGTGAATGGCATTAAAGACAACATGGATGAAATTGTCGAAAATTCCCTCCGCCGTGCAGCCCTTTGGGATGAAGTGAAAGACAATCTCCAGAAGTTGGGGACTTCCCTTTCCGGGGGACAACAGCAGCGTCTGTGTATTGCCCGCGCGATTGCGATTCAGCCGGATGTGATTCTAATGGATGAGCCTTGCTCCGCCCTCGACCCCGTTTCAACTTTGCGGGTTGAGGAGTTGATGGTTGATCTCAAGAAGCAATACACGATTGTGATTGTTACCCATAATATGCAGCAAGCTTCTAGGGTGGCGGATTATACGGCTTTCTTTAATGCTGAAGCTATGGAAGGAGGTAAGCGGGTAGGTTATCTAGTAGAGGTAGATACCACCGATACGATTTTTTCCAATCCCCAAAATGACAGCACTCGCGATTATATAAGTGGTCGTTTTGGCTAA
- the pstB gene encoding phosphate ABC transporter ATP-binding protein PstB: MATYTSTLNDTETALRTENLNVYYGNFLALQNIWLDIPKNQVTSFIGPSGCGKSTLLRCYNRLNDVINSFRAEGKVYFYNQNLYAPNIDPVAVRRKIGMVFQKPNPFPKSIYDNITFGAKINGYKGNLDELVETSLRQAALWDEVKDKLRQSGASLSGGQQQRLCIARAIAVQPEIILMDEPCSALDPISTLRVEELIHDLKEKYTIVIVTHNMQQAARVSDKTAFFNVKLSEGGRSGYLVEFNATELIFNDPQQEDTRDYVSGRFG, encoded by the coding sequence ATGGCTACTTACACTAGTACATTGAATGACACTGAGACTGCTTTACGGACAGAAAATCTAAATGTTTACTACGGCAATTTCTTAGCTTTGCAGAATATTTGGTTAGACATCCCCAAAAATCAGGTGACTTCGTTTATTGGTCCTTCTGGCTGTGGTAAAAGTACATTGTTGCGATGCTATAACCGTCTGAATGACGTGATTAATTCGTTTCGTGCCGAAGGTAAGGTTTATTTTTACAATCAAAATTTGTATGCACCAAATATTGATCCTGTAGCGGTGCGCCGCAAAATTGGGATGGTATTTCAAAAACCAAACCCGTTTCCGAAATCAATTTATGACAATATTACTTTTGGAGCCAAAATTAACGGTTATAAAGGTAATTTAGATGAATTGGTAGAAACAAGTCTGCGACAAGCTGCTTTGTGGGATGAAGTTAAAGATAAACTGCGGCAAAGTGGTGCGTCTTTATCTGGAGGACAACAGCAACGCCTGTGTATTGCTAGAGCGATCGCAGTACAACCAGAAATTATACTCATGGATGAACCTTGTTCTGCCCTAGACCCCATTTCGACTTTGCGGGTGGAAGAACTAATTCACGATCTGAAAGAGAAATATACTATCGTCATCGTTACCCACAATATGCAACAAGCTGCACGAGTGTCTGATAAGACAGCATTCTTCAACGTGAAGCTTTCTGAAGGTGGACGCAGTGGTTATCTCGTTGAATTTAATGCCACAGAATTGATTTTTAATGATCCTCAGCAAGAAGATACTCGTGATTATGTCAGTGGCAGATTTGGTTGA
- the rpmF gene encoding 50S ribosomal protein L32, which yields MAVPKKKTSKSKRDKRRATWRHKAVVEAQKALSLGKSILTGRSTFVYPSTEEEETES from the coding sequence ATGGCTGTCCCTAAAAAGAAAACATCCAAATCCAAACGAGATAAACGTCGAGCCACCTGGAGACATAAAGCTGTTGTGGAAGCTCAAAAGGCTCTTTCTCTCGGCAAGTCAATTTTGACTGGACGTTCTACCTTTGTCTATCCCAGCACTGAAGAAGAGGAAACCGAATCATAA
- a CDS encoding caspase family protein has translation MANYWAVTIGINQYQLFQPLRCAQADAEVLNNFLVQEGGLLQERCLLMTASSPPIGDRSTYPTKQNILVLLEDLTATCWQPQDHLWLFFSGYGVSYKGKDYLMPVEGNPELVEETGIEVRSLMQSLQLAGINTLLLLDINRAFGTQADSPVGTETIELAKELQIAAILSCQSEQFSHESSELGHGFFTAALLEALRSRNASNLTDLNSYLSILTPELCQHYWRPTQNPVTIFPSHPQAILPPFEVQSHKEVAPSTIEPSGTGPLIFPDDTFAVALTAPSIGAIIPNNLGKKQNASIWGEIPGVETTLGGKSPSVNLSNFIPTIGKLEEQQLSSSAQEDYLNQENTLNRQIATSGRFIPNAPQPDVSRGNGNKTDNPLWKQFLFWGGGSMLIVALITIVVLRNQAIFLQVQEIPPASPTTAIPEANTDSASETAPIIPPDISQSSAQIAANSESQKRNQAVLDLAKMSLRETQASDLNLAIATASKIQPGEPLYEQAQDNIKIWSRMILDLAEGRAKQKEYTNAIAAAQLISPGQDLYPQAQAAISQWRLEFQQYVGNTTVLDAAQSLIRPGQASTYNRAIEVARRVPPGQPGFDSAQQSMNEWSEKILELAKSRADQGNIIAAIETATLVPEVTAVYEDAQEAIQKWQARNTKN, from the coding sequence ATGGCAAATTACTGGGCGGTCACAATTGGCATCAATCAATATCAATTATTTCAACCTTTACGTTGCGCTCAAGCAGATGCCGAGGTGCTAAATAATTTTTTGGTTCAAGAAGGAGGTTTGCTACAGGAACGCTGTCTGTTGATGACAGCTTCTTCCCCTCCCATTGGGGATAGATCGACTTATCCCACTAAGCAAAATATTTTGGTGTTGCTGGAGGATTTGACAGCAACTTGTTGGCAACCACAAGACCATCTCTGGTTATTCTTTAGCGGTTATGGGGTGAGTTACAAAGGCAAAGATTACTTAATGCCTGTGGAAGGAAACCCAGAATTAGTAGAAGAGACTGGCATCGAAGTGCGATCGCTAATGCAAAGTCTACAATTGGCGGGAATTAATACACTCCTACTGCTTGATATCAACCGTGCTTTTGGCACACAAGCAGATAGTCCTGTGGGGACAGAAACCATAGAACTTGCCAAAGAACTACAAATTGCCGCCATTCTTTCTTGCCAATCTGAGCAATTTTCCCATGAAAGTAGCGAATTAGGTCATGGATTCTTCACAGCCGCATTATTAGAGGCTTTGCGTTCTCGTAATGCCAGTAACTTGACTGACCTAAATAGCTATTTAAGTATTCTCACCCCAGAATTATGTCAACATTACTGGCGACCTACACAAAACCCTGTCACGATATTTCCATCTCACCCACAAGCAATATTGCCCCCGTTTGAAGTCCAAAGCCACAAGGAAGTAGCTCCCAGCACCATAGAACCCAGTGGAACCGGCCCACTGATTTTTCCAGACGACACATTTGCTGTTGCACTTACAGCGCCTTCTATTGGCGCAATCATCCCTAACAATTTAGGCAAGAAGCAGAACGCGAGTATCTGGGGAGAAATCCCAGGTGTGGAAACTACCCTGGGTGGTAAATCTCCATCAGTGAATCTGTCAAACTTCATCCCAACCATAGGCAAGTTAGAAGAACAACAACTCTCTAGCTCGGCTCAAGAAGATTACCTCAACCAAGAAAACACGCTCAATAGGCAAATAGCTACATCGGGGAGATTTATCCCTAATGCGCCTCAACCTGATGTTTCTCGTGGGAATGGAAATAAGACAGACAACCCATTGTGGAAACAGTTTTTGTTTTGGGGTGGCGGCAGTATGTTGATAGTAGCTTTAATTACTATAGTTGTTCTCCGCAATCAGGCGATATTTTTGCAAGTCCAAGAAATACCACCCGCATCACCCACTACTGCTATCCCAGAGGCAAATACTGACTCTGCCTCCGAGACAGCGCCAATTATTCCTCCAGATATAAGCCAATCTAGCGCTCAAATCGCTGCTAATTCTGAGTCTCAAAAGCGGAATCAAGCAGTCTTAGACCTAGCGAAAATGTCTCTGAGAGAAACTCAAGCTAGCGATCTCAACTTAGCGATCGCCACTGCTAGTAAAATTCAACCAGGTGAACCACTCTACGAACAAGCTCAGGACAATATTAAAATTTGGAGTCGCATGATTCTAGATTTAGCAGAGGGACGTGCCAAGCAAAAAGAATATACAAATGCCATTGCTGCGGCGCAATTAATTTCCCCAGGTCAAGACCTTTATCCTCAAGCACAAGCCGCAATTAGCCAATGGCGGTTAGAATTCCAGCAATATGTAGGTAATACAACTGTTTTAGATGCAGCTCAGTCCTTAATCCGACCCGGACAAGCATCAACATATAATCGTGCCATTGAAGTCGCCAGAAGAGTACCACCGGGTCAACCAGGATTTGATAGCGCCCAACAATCGATGAATGAATGGAGTGAAAAGATTTTGGAACTGGCTAAAAGTCGAGCCGATCAAGGCAATATCATCGCAGCAATTGAAACAGCTACTTTAGTCCCAGAGGTGACAGCAGTTTACGAAGACGCTCAAGAAGCTATCCAAAAATGGCAAGCCAGAAACACTAAAAATTAA
- a CDS encoding Mo-dependent nitrogenase C-terminal domain-containing protein yields MKVFDNTTKRFFLASWVSINQTETSQAPVTQLHPSAPQSNGDLLQPLRQRIENIQINNRKLAHRLCKMIPAQCPFERDVKLLGKTLFHIPPMCKLNPLFEEVVGLRFRALCYLADECGEDVSPYC; encoded by the coding sequence ATGAAGGTATTTGACAATACCACAAAAAGGTTTTTTCTGGCAAGCTGGGTATCGATTAATCAAACAGAGACTAGTCAAGCTCCTGTAACTCAGCTACACCCTTCGGCTCCTCAGTCTAACGGTGATCTTCTCCAACCCCTGCGGCAGAGGATAGAAAATATTCAAATTAATAATCGTAAACTAGCGCACCGTTTGTGCAAAATGATTCCTGCTCAATGTCCCTTTGAGCGCGATGTCAAATTATTGGGAAAAACACTGTTTCACATTCCGCCTATGTGTAAACTCAATCCCTTATTTGAAGAAGTGGTTGGTTTACGCTTCCGAGCGCTGTGCTACCTTGCTGATGAATGTGGTGAAGATGTATCACCATACTGCTAA
- a CDS encoding rhodanese-like domain-containing protein has product MMFKKQVQSILLGFAIWFCLLVGIGQNPTIAATFTETELISSERMQILPETNLKSGVDSFLTSIPAGYYTIPNVEELKSFLKNHQTVLVDVREASEYRSGHIPNAINIPLRTLSHNLNQIPRDRPVVLYCSSGYRSAMGVMTLHLLNYENVHGFPPSFVAWKTAGEAIASR; this is encoded by the coding sequence ATGATGTTTAAGAAACAAGTTCAGAGCATATTACTGGGATTTGCGATCTGGTTTTGCCTCTTGGTTGGTATTGGGCAAAATCCGACTATAGCAGCAACCTTCACGGAGACTGAATTGATATCTTCCGAAAGGATGCAAATTCTGCCTGAAACTAATTTAAAATCGGGAGTTGATAGCTTTCTCACCTCGATTCCAGCAGGCTATTACACAATTCCCAATGTCGAAGAATTGAAAAGCTTTTTAAAGAACCATCAAACCGTGTTGGTAGATGTGCGCGAAGCCTCTGAGTATCGCTCTGGACATATACCTAACGCCATTAACATTCCCCTGCGAACCCTGTCACACAATCTAAATCAGATTCCGCGCGATCGCCCTGTGGTGCTGTACTGCTCCTCTGGTTATCGCTCCGCAATGGGGGTAATGACTTTGCATTTGTTGAACTACGAGAATGTACATGGTTTTCCGCCTAGCTTTGTAGCTTGGAAAACCGCAGGAGAGGCGATCGCCTCCAGGTAA